A single window of Microplitis demolitor isolate Queensland-Clemson2020A chromosome 7, iyMicDemo2.1a, whole genome shotgun sequence DNA harbors:
- the LOC103571093 gene encoding torsin-1A, with product MNISRIFIVFYLIYINQVNCYAFEWIQSAYNILKCPFGDCCNDNYVPQNITAIRQEFDANLFGQHIAQEAVLSALAAHVATKNPPKALAMSFHGLAGTGKNFVVKMIANNFFKLGCESKHFQIYTGRLEFKLKNKLNDYKDSLVEIITETLLSCPKSMFVFDEVDIMIPGVLDVLVPFLDHGPVRVNYKGTKKSVQTNNAIFIILSNTGSHEIAKTLTDLRAQGRSRCETKLADFESLIATGAFNEKGGLHRSDTISTSLIDHYVPFLPLEKQHVRQCIKAAFKLRDILPSEEQIDEAMSHVTFGDKPFDLYAKNGCKRVDQKVASIAYRQTKSTGSTSHNEL from the exons ATGAATATATCAcgtatatttattgttttttatttaatttatattaaccaAGTAAATTGTTATGCATTTGAATGGATTCAATCGgcatataatattttgaagtGTCCTTTTGGTGACTGCTGTAATGATAATTACGTACCGCAAAATATCACag caaTACGGCAGGAGTTTGACGCGAATCTTTTCGGTCAACATATTGCTCAGGAAGCAGTACTTAGTGCACTAGCTGCTCATGTTGCGACAAAAAATCCTCCAAAGGCTCTGGCGATGAGTTTTCATGGATTAGCTggtactggaaaaaattttgtcgtcaaaatgatagcaaataatttttttaaactaggCTGTGAGAGCAAACACTTTCAAATATATACCGGGCGATTggaatttaaattgaagaataaattaaatgattacaag gaCTCGTTGGTGGAAATAATAACAGAAACTCTTTTAAGCTGTCCCAAGTCGATGTTCGTATTTGATGAAGTAGATATAATGATACCAGGAGTCCTAGATGTACTGGTACCGTTTTTAGACCACGGACCAGTTCGTGTTAATTACAAAGGAACAAAGAAATCAGTTCAAACAAACAAtgcgatatttattattctatcaAATACCGGCAGTCATGAAATAGCGAAAACGTTAACAGATTTACGTGCTCAGGGAAGAAGTCGTTGTGAAACGAAGCTTGCGGACTTTGAAAGCTTGATAGCTACAGGAGCTTTCAATGAGAAAGGCGGACTGCATCGCAGTGATACCATCAGTACCAGTTTGATTGACCATTATGTCCCTTTTTTGCCTCTTGAGAAGCAGCATGTTAGACAATGTATAAAAGCGGCGTTCAAATTGAGAGACATCCTGCCCAGTGAAGAACAAATTGACGAAGCGATGTCTCACGTCACCTTTGGAGATAAACCTTTTGATCTCTATGCCAAAAACGGCTGCAAAAGAGTAGACCAAAAAGTCGCCAGCATTGCGTACAGGCAAACTAAA